Proteins from a genomic interval of Cheilinus undulatus linkage group 15, ASM1832078v1, whole genome shotgun sequence:
- the LOC121522730 gene encoding rhodopsin kinase GRK1-like has protein sequence MDIGGLTTVVANSAYINARGSIDGSNLAAARDKKYHSRLKLPHITVCEGLMETLDLSFDLVCVDQPIGKRLFREFLDANKEYHGACRLWRDIEDYDLAEDSERAKKASKIIQRYMDPSAKHYCPFLSEDIIAKVKEGQEAVGDNLFAVALSTTLDFLREAPFTFFLESMYVKRFLQWKWLEMQPMDADWFQDFRVLGKGGFGEVSACQMKATGKLYACKKLNKKRLKKRKGYEGAMVEKRILEKVHSRFIVSLAYAFQTKEELCLVMTIMNGGDLKYHIYLVDENNPGFEEPRACFYTAQIIQGLEHLHQKRIIYRDLKPENVLLDNDGNVRISDLGLAVELKEGKTLTKGYAGTPGYMAPEMLKGEKYDTSVDYFTLGVTLFEFMAAKNPFRNRGEKVDREEMKERMLTREVNYPDNFSEHAKSLCEGLTAREVNQRMGFKNGCCDEIRAHPFFSGINWRKLNAGILPPPFVPDPKVVYAKSLDDVGAFSSVKGVTLEDSDKTFFDEFSSGNIPIPWQEEMIDMGIYGELNLWGPEGTLPNDLRRESILEQPKSSTCCVS, from the exons ATGGATATTGGAGGCTTGACCACGGTGGTCGCGAACTCTGCTTACATCAATGCTCGGGGAAGCATCGATGGCTCGAACCTGGCAGCAGCTCGGGATAAGAAGTACCACTCTCGGCTCAAGCTGCCCCACATCACCGTGTGTGAGGGTTTGATGGAAACCCTGGACTTGTCCTTTGACTTGGTCTGCGTGGATCAACCCATTGGAAAACGGCTCTTTAGAGAGTTCTTAGACGCGAATAAGGAGTATCACGGCGCATGCCGTTTGTGGAGAGACATCGAGGACTATGACCTGGCTGAGGATTCAGAGCGGGCAAAGAAGGCCTCAAAGATCATTCAGAGATACATGGACCCTTCTGCCAAACACTACTGCCCCTTCCTTTCTGAGGACATCATAGCTAAAGTGAAAGAAGGCCAGGAGGCAGTAGGCGACAACTTGTTCGCTGTAGCATTATCCACGACTCTGGATTTTCTACGAGAAGCCCCCTTCACTTTCTTCCTGGAGAGCATGTACGTGAAGAGGTTCCTGCAGTGGAAGTGGCTGGAGATGCAGCCCATGGATGCAGACTGGTTCCAAGACTTTCGTGTTTTGGGGAAAGGTGGGTTTGGGGAGGTTTCAGCCTGTCAGATGAAGGCGACAGGGAAACTGTACGCATGTAAGAAGCTCAACAAGAAGAGGCTGAAGAAGAGGAAAGGATACGAG GGGGCGATGGTGGAGAAGAGGATTCTTGAGAAGGTTCACAGTCGCTTCATTGTGTCGCTGGCGTACGCCTTCCAGACAAAAGAAGAACTTTGTCTGGTCATGACCATCATGAATGGAGGAGACCTCAA GTACCACATCTACTTGGTGGATGAGAATAACCCAGGGTTTGAAGAGCCTAGAGCATGTTTTTACACGGCTCAGATCATCCAAGGGTTAGAGCACCTTCATCAGAAGAGAATCATCTACAGAGATCTCAAACCAGAGAATGTGCTGCTGGACAATGATG GGAATGTGCGCATATCTGACCTGGGTCTTGCTGTGGAgctaaaagaaggaaaaacactGACTAAAGGATACGCTGGGACACCAG GGTACATGGCTCCTGAGATGCTGAAAGGAGAGAAATATGACACTTCAGTGGATTACTTCACTCTTGGAGTGACACTGTTTGAGTTCATGGCTGCTAAGAACCCGTTCAGAAACAGAGGGGAAAAG GTTGACCGTGAGGAGATGAAAGAGCGTATGCTGACACGGGAGGTGAACTATCCAGACAACTTCAGCGAGCATGCGAAGTCTCTCTGTGAGGGGCTGACGGCCAGAGAAGTCAATCAGAGGATGGGATTTAAGAACGGATGCTGTGATGAGATCAGAGCTCATCCATTTTTTAGTGGCATCAACTGGAGGAAACTCAACGCAG GTATTCTACCTCCTCCCTTCGTCCCTGATCCCAAAGTGGTGTACGCCAAAAGTCTTGATGACGTCGGGGCTTTCTCCTCGGTGAAGGGAGTAACCCTGGAGGATTCTGACAAGACCTTTTTCGATGAGTTTTCCTCAGGAAACATCCCAATCCCCTGGCAGGAGGAGATGATAGATATGGGCATTTATGGAGAGTTGAACCTTTGGGGTCCTGAAGGAACCCTCCCCAACGACCTCCGCAGGGAGTCCATACTGGAGCAGCCAAAGTCATCAACCTGTTGTGTTTCATAA
- the tfdp1a gene encoding transcription factor Dp-1a — protein MAKDAGLIETNGELKVFIDQNLSPSKGVLSLVTVQPTAAPVAKQLLPKTLGPSNVNVAAHMQHVPHMVIGTPQRPTVPNAILVNSPHTPSSQFLAQSQPSDASPWSSGKRGKKGEKNGKGLRHFSMKVCEKVQKKGVTTYNEVADELVAEFSSADNHMSPNDSHVYDQKNIRRRVYDALNVLMAMNIISKEKKEIKWIGLPTNSAQECQNLEVERQRRLERIKQKQSQLQELILQQIAFKNLVQRNRQTELQASRPPPPNSIIHLPFIIINTSKKTVIDCSISNDKFEYLFNFDSMFEIHDDIEVLKRMGMACGLEAGKCSPEDLKVARSLVPKALEPYVIEMAKGPISNVYITGGSSANGARYPASSDGCTDGTMASSSNDSHYSGSRVETPVSYMGDDDDDDEYDENDDED, from the exons GCTGGTCTGATTGAGACTAATGGAGAACTGAAGGTTTTCATCGATCAGAATCTGAGCCCCAGTAAAG GTGTCCTATCTTTGGTTACTGTTCAGCCTACAGCTGCCCCTGTGGCCAAACAGTTACTTCCTAAAACGCTTGGGCCATCTAACGTGAACGTCGCTGCACACATGCAGCATGTGCCACACATG GTGATTGGAACACCTCAGAGGCCTACAGTACCCAATGCCATTTTGGTAAACAGTCCACACACACCCAGTTCCCAGTTCCTCGCTCAGAGTCAGCCATCTGACGCCTCTCCTTGGTCATCAGG gaaacgtggaaaaaaaggggagaaGAATGGAAAGGGCTTGAGGCATTTCTCCATGAAAGTGTGTGAGAAGGTGCAGAAGAAGGGAGTAACCACCTACAATGAAGTGGCGGACGAGCTGGTTGCAGAATTCAGCTCTGCAGACAACCACATGTCGCCCAATGACTCA CATGTTTATGATCAGAAGAACATTCGGCGGCGTGTATACGATGCACTCAATGTGCTCATGGCGATGAACATTATCTCTAAAGAGAAGAAGGAAATCAAATGGATCGGCCTTCCCACAAACTCAGCTCAGGAGTGCCAAAACCTAGAG GTGGAGAGACAAAGACGACTGGAGAGGATTAAACAGAAACAGTCACAGCTTCAGGAGCTCATACTGCAG CAAATAGCTTTTAAGAACCTGGTCCAGAggaacagacagacagagctgCAGGCAAGCAGACCTCCACCTCCAAACTCCATCATCCACCTCCCCTTCATTATTATCAACACCAGCAAGAAAACTGTCATCGACTGCAGCATCTCTAACGACAA GTTCGAGTATTTGTTTAATTTCGACAGTATGTTTGAGATCCATGATGACATCGAGGTGCTGAAGCGGATGGGCATGGCTTGTGGTCTGGAGGCGGGAAAGTGTTCTCCAGAGGATCTGAAGGTCGCACGCAGCCTGGTGCCCAAAGCACTGGAGCCCTACGTTATAG aaatggcaaaaggtccCATCAGTAACGTCTACATCACTGGAGGGTCCTCTGCCAACGGAGCACGATACCCTGCAAGCAG TGACGGATGCACTGACGGCACCATGGCCTCCAGTTCAAACGACTCTCACTACAGCGGCTCTCGTGTGGAGACTCCAGTGTCTTATATGGgcgatgatgatgacgatgatgagtATGATGAAAATGACGATGAGGACTAA